One region of Oncorhynchus mykiss isolate Arlee chromosome 8, USDA_OmykA_1.1, whole genome shotgun sequence genomic DNA includes:
- the LOC110529561 gene encoding tumor protein D53 homolog isoform X2, whose protein sequence is METRQQGLLDPEPVTEVDEEMVSDVDLNNTLTDEEREEILSELTKLEEDISTLRQVLASKEKHHSELKAKLGITPLIELKQNFNRSWYDMQTSTAYKKTSETLSTAGQKTSAAFTTLGTAISRKFGDMRSNSLGYSIHHSMSMPAMRNSPSFKSFEEKVECTVSNKKTKVGSQGGGGSFEEVLSSAAHASAQETPSNNMSESSDHERTC, encoded by the exons GTCTGTTGGACCCAGAGCCTGTAACTGAAGTAGATGAAGAGATGGTGTCAGATGTGGACCTCAACAACACTCTGActgatgaagagagggaggaaatatTGAGTGAACTCACAAAG TTAGAGGAAGACATCTCCACCCTGAGGCAAGTGTTGGCCTCCAAAGAGAAACACCACTCAGAGCTCAAAGCCAAACTGGGTATAACACCACTCATTGAGTTAAAACAGAACTTCAACAGGAGCTGGTATGACATGCAGACTTCCACTGC GTACAAAAAGACATCGGAGACGTTGAGCACGGCAGGTCAGAAAACGTCAGCAGCGTTCACCACACTGGGAACAGCCATCAGCAGGAAGTTTGGGGATATGAG ATCAAATTCACTTGG CTACTCTATCCACCACTCAATGAGCATGCCTGCTATGAG GAACTCGCCCAGTTTCAAGTCCTTTGAGGAGAAGGTTGAATGCACCGTTTCCAACAAAAAG ACCAAGGTGGGAAGCCAAGGGGGCGGAGGGAGTTTTGAGGAGGTGTTGTCTTCAGCCGCTCACGCCAGTGCCCAAGAAACCCCCAGCAACAACATGTCCGAGAGCAGTGATCATGAGAGGACCTGCTAG
- the LOC110529561 gene encoding tumor protein D53 homolog isoform X4, with translation METRQQGLLDPEPVTEVDEEMVSDVDLNNTLTDEEREEILSELTKLEEDISTLRQVLASKEKHHSELKAKLGITPLIELKQNFNRSWYDMQTSTAYKKTSETLSTAGQKTSAAFTTLGTAISRKFGDMRSNSLGNSPSFKSFEEKVECTVSNKKTKVGSQGGGGSFEEVLSSAAHASAQETPSNNMSESSDHERTC, from the exons GTCTGTTGGACCCAGAGCCTGTAACTGAAGTAGATGAAGAGATGGTGTCAGATGTGGACCTCAACAACACTCTGActgatgaagagagggaggaaatatTGAGTGAACTCACAAAG TTAGAGGAAGACATCTCCACCCTGAGGCAAGTGTTGGCCTCCAAAGAGAAACACCACTCAGAGCTCAAAGCCAAACTGGGTATAACACCACTCATTGAGTTAAAACAGAACTTCAACAGGAGCTGGTATGACATGCAGACTTCCACTGC GTACAAAAAGACATCGGAGACGTTGAGCACGGCAGGTCAGAAAACGTCAGCAGCGTTCACCACACTGGGAACAGCCATCAGCAGGAAGTTTGGGGATATGAG ATCAAATTCACTTGG GAACTCGCCCAGTTTCAAGTCCTTTGAGGAGAAGGTTGAATGCACCGTTTCCAACAAAAAG ACCAAGGTGGGAAGCCAAGGGGGCGGAGGGAGTTTTGAGGAGGTGTTGTCTTCAGCCGCTCACGCCAGTGCCCAAGAAACCCCCAGCAACAACATGTCCGAGAGCAGTGATCATGAGAGGACCTGCTAG
- the LOC110529561 gene encoding tumor protein D53 homolog isoform X3: METRQQGLLDPEPVTEVDEEMVSDVDLNNTLTDEEREEILSELTKLEEDISTLRQVLASKEKHHSELKAKLGITPLIELKQNFNRSWYDMQTSTAYKKTSETLSTAGQKTSAAFTTLGTAISRKFGDMRSNSLGNSPSFKSFEEKVECTVSNKKQTKVGSQGGGGSFEEVLSSAAHASAQETPSNNMSESSDHERTC, encoded by the exons GTCTGTTGGACCCAGAGCCTGTAACTGAAGTAGATGAAGAGATGGTGTCAGATGTGGACCTCAACAACACTCTGActgatgaagagagggaggaaatatTGAGTGAACTCACAAAG TTAGAGGAAGACATCTCCACCCTGAGGCAAGTGTTGGCCTCCAAAGAGAAACACCACTCAGAGCTCAAAGCCAAACTGGGTATAACACCACTCATTGAGTTAAAACAGAACTTCAACAGGAGCTGGTATGACATGCAGACTTCCACTGC GTACAAAAAGACATCGGAGACGTTGAGCACGGCAGGTCAGAAAACGTCAGCAGCGTTCACCACACTGGGAACAGCCATCAGCAGGAAGTTTGGGGATATGAG ATCAAATTCACTTGG GAACTCGCCCAGTTTCAAGTCCTTTGAGGAGAAGGTTGAATGCACCGTTTCCAACAAAAAG CAGACCAAGGTGGGAAGCCAAGGGGGCGGAGGGAGTTTTGAGGAGGTGTTGTCTTCAGCCGCTCACGCCAGTGCCCAAGAAACCCCCAGCAACAACATGTCCGAGAGCAGTGATCATGAGAGGACCTGCTAG
- the LOC110529561 gene encoding tumor protein D53 homolog isoform X1, which yields METRQQGLLDPEPVTEVDEEMVSDVDLNNTLTDEEREEILSELTKLEEDISTLRQVLASKEKHHSELKAKLGITPLIELKQNFNRSWYDMQTSTAYKKTSETLSTAGQKTSAAFTTLGTAISRKFGDMRSNSLGYSIHHSMSMPAMRNSPSFKSFEEKVECTVSNKKQTKVGSQGGGGSFEEVLSSAAHASAQETPSNNMSESSDHERTC from the exons GTCTGTTGGACCCAGAGCCTGTAACTGAAGTAGATGAAGAGATGGTGTCAGATGTGGACCTCAACAACACTCTGActgatgaagagagggaggaaatatTGAGTGAACTCACAAAG TTAGAGGAAGACATCTCCACCCTGAGGCAAGTGTTGGCCTCCAAAGAGAAACACCACTCAGAGCTCAAAGCCAAACTGGGTATAACACCACTCATTGAGTTAAAACAGAACTTCAACAGGAGCTGGTATGACATGCAGACTTCCACTGC GTACAAAAAGACATCGGAGACGTTGAGCACGGCAGGTCAGAAAACGTCAGCAGCGTTCACCACACTGGGAACAGCCATCAGCAGGAAGTTTGGGGATATGAG ATCAAATTCACTTGG CTACTCTATCCACCACTCAATGAGCATGCCTGCTATGAG GAACTCGCCCAGTTTCAAGTCCTTTGAGGAGAAGGTTGAATGCACCGTTTCCAACAAAAAG CAGACCAAGGTGGGAAGCCAAGGGGGCGGAGGGAGTTTTGAGGAGGTGTTGTCTTCAGCCGCTCACGCCAGTGCCCAAGAAACCCCCAGCAACAACATGTCCGAGAGCAGTGATCATGAGAGGACCTGCTAG
- the LOC110529561 gene encoding tumor protein D53 homolog isoform X5, whose product METRQQGLLDPEPVTEVDEEMVSDVDLNNTLTDEEREEILSELTKLEEDISTLRQVLASKEKHHSELKAKLGITPLIELKQNFNRSWYDMQTSTAYKKTSETLSTAGQKTSAAFTTLGTAISRKFGDMRNSPSFKSFEEKVECTVSNKKQTKVGSQGGGGSFEEVLSSAAHASAQETPSNNMSESSDHERTC is encoded by the exons GTCTGTTGGACCCAGAGCCTGTAACTGAAGTAGATGAAGAGATGGTGTCAGATGTGGACCTCAACAACACTCTGActgatgaagagagggaggaaatatTGAGTGAACTCACAAAG TTAGAGGAAGACATCTCCACCCTGAGGCAAGTGTTGGCCTCCAAAGAGAAACACCACTCAGAGCTCAAAGCCAAACTGGGTATAACACCACTCATTGAGTTAAAACAGAACTTCAACAGGAGCTGGTATGACATGCAGACTTCCACTGC GTACAAAAAGACATCGGAGACGTTGAGCACGGCAGGTCAGAAAACGTCAGCAGCGTTCACCACACTGGGAACAGCCATCAGCAGGAAGTTTGGGGATATGAG GAACTCGCCCAGTTTCAAGTCCTTTGAGGAGAAGGTTGAATGCACCGTTTCCAACAAAAAG CAGACCAAGGTGGGAAGCCAAGGGGGCGGAGGGAGTTTTGAGGAGGTGTTGTCTTCAGCCGCTCACGCCAGTGCCCAAGAAACCCCCAGCAACAACATGTCCGAGAGCAGTGATCATGAGAGGACCTGCTAG
- the LOC110529561 gene encoding tumor protein D53 homolog isoform X6, producing the protein METRQQGLLDPEPVTEVDEEMVSDVDLNNTLTDEEREEILSELTKLEEDISTLRQVLASKEKHHSELKAKLGITPLIELKQNFNRSWYDMQTSTAYKKTSETLSTAGQKTSAAFTTLGTAISRKFGDMRNSPSFKSFEEKVECTVSNKKTKVGSQGGGGSFEEVLSSAAHASAQETPSNNMSESSDHERTC; encoded by the exons GTCTGTTGGACCCAGAGCCTGTAACTGAAGTAGATGAAGAGATGGTGTCAGATGTGGACCTCAACAACACTCTGActgatgaagagagggaggaaatatTGAGTGAACTCACAAAG TTAGAGGAAGACATCTCCACCCTGAGGCAAGTGTTGGCCTCCAAAGAGAAACACCACTCAGAGCTCAAAGCCAAACTGGGTATAACACCACTCATTGAGTTAAAACAGAACTTCAACAGGAGCTGGTATGACATGCAGACTTCCACTGC GTACAAAAAGACATCGGAGACGTTGAGCACGGCAGGTCAGAAAACGTCAGCAGCGTTCACCACACTGGGAACAGCCATCAGCAGGAAGTTTGGGGATATGAG GAACTCGCCCAGTTTCAAGTCCTTTGAGGAGAAGGTTGAATGCACCGTTTCCAACAAAAAG ACCAAGGTGGGAAGCCAAGGGGGCGGAGGGAGTTTTGAGGAGGTGTTGTCTTCAGCCGCTCACGCCAGTGCCCAAGAAACCCCCAGCAACAACATGTCCGAGAGCAGTGATCATGAGAGGACCTGCTAG
- the LOC110529561 gene encoding tumor protein D53 homolog isoform X8, translating to METRQQGLLDPEPVTEVDEEMVSDVDLNNTLTDEEREEILSELTKLEEDISTLRQVLASKEKHHSELKAKLGITPLIELKQNFNRSWYDMQTSTAYKKTSETLSTAGQKTSAAFTTLGTAISRKFGDMRSNSLGNSPSFKSFEEKVECTVSNKKLN from the exons GTCTGTTGGACCCAGAGCCTGTAACTGAAGTAGATGAAGAGATGGTGTCAGATGTGGACCTCAACAACACTCTGActgatgaagagagggaggaaatatTGAGTGAACTCACAAAG TTAGAGGAAGACATCTCCACCCTGAGGCAAGTGTTGGCCTCCAAAGAGAAACACCACTCAGAGCTCAAAGCCAAACTGGGTATAACACCACTCATTGAGTTAAAACAGAACTTCAACAGGAGCTGGTATGACATGCAGACTTCCACTGC GTACAAAAAGACATCGGAGACGTTGAGCACGGCAGGTCAGAAAACGTCAGCAGCGTTCACCACACTGGGAACAGCCATCAGCAGGAAGTTTGGGGATATGAG ATCAAATTCACTTGG GAACTCGCCCAGTTTCAAGTCCTTTGAGGAGAAGGTTGAATGCACCGTTTCCAACAAAAAG CTCAACTAA
- the LOC110529561 gene encoding tumor protein D53 homolog isoform X9, translated as METRQQGLLDPEPVTEVDEEMVSDVDLNNTLTDEEREEILSELTKLEEDISTLRQVLASKEKHHSELKAKLGITPLIELKQNFNRSWYDMQTSTAYKKTSETLSTAGQKTSAAFTTLGTAISRKFGDMRNSPSFKSFEEKVECTVSNKKLN; from the exons GTCTGTTGGACCCAGAGCCTGTAACTGAAGTAGATGAAGAGATGGTGTCAGATGTGGACCTCAACAACACTCTGActgatgaagagagggaggaaatatTGAGTGAACTCACAAAG TTAGAGGAAGACATCTCCACCCTGAGGCAAGTGTTGGCCTCCAAAGAGAAACACCACTCAGAGCTCAAAGCCAAACTGGGTATAACACCACTCATTGAGTTAAAACAGAACTTCAACAGGAGCTGGTATGACATGCAGACTTCCACTGC GTACAAAAAGACATCGGAGACGTTGAGCACGGCAGGTCAGAAAACGTCAGCAGCGTTCACCACACTGGGAACAGCCATCAGCAGGAAGTTTGGGGATATGAG GAACTCGCCCAGTTTCAAGTCCTTTGAGGAGAAGGTTGAATGCACCGTTTCCAACAAAAAG CTCAACTAA
- the LOC110529561 gene encoding tumor protein D53 homolog isoform X7 — protein METRQQGLLDPEPVTEVDEEMVSDVDLNNTLTDEEREEILSELTKLEEDISTLRQVLASKEKHHSELKAKLGITPLIELKQNFNRSWYDMQTSTAYKKTSETLSTAGQKTSAAFTTLGTAISRKFGDMRSNSLGYSIHHSMSMPAMRNSPSFKSFEEKVECTVSNKKLN, from the exons GTCTGTTGGACCCAGAGCCTGTAACTGAAGTAGATGAAGAGATGGTGTCAGATGTGGACCTCAACAACACTCTGActgatgaagagagggaggaaatatTGAGTGAACTCACAAAG TTAGAGGAAGACATCTCCACCCTGAGGCAAGTGTTGGCCTCCAAAGAGAAACACCACTCAGAGCTCAAAGCCAAACTGGGTATAACACCACTCATTGAGTTAAAACAGAACTTCAACAGGAGCTGGTATGACATGCAGACTTCCACTGC GTACAAAAAGACATCGGAGACGTTGAGCACGGCAGGTCAGAAAACGTCAGCAGCGTTCACCACACTGGGAACAGCCATCAGCAGGAAGTTTGGGGATATGAG ATCAAATTCACTTGG CTACTCTATCCACCACTCAATGAGCATGCCTGCTATGAG GAACTCGCCCAGTTTCAAGTCCTTTGAGGAGAAGGTTGAATGCACCGTTTCCAACAAAAAG CTCAACTAA